Proteins encoded within one genomic window of Ranitomeya variabilis isolate aRanVar5 chromosome 4, aRanVar5.hap1, whole genome shotgun sequence:
- the GPR157 gene encoding G-protein coupled receptor 157, giving the protein MAWTDVPQQTLYLSEQVTVLLSCALSFLGSLLIIFTHVRWPELRSRPRQLLLFLSVADMISAASYFYGVLRDFQGTSWDCVAQGALSTFSNTSSFFWTVAVALYLYITIVQSQQSLAEHMVYWFHLISWGVPLVITVAAVCLQKIGYDASYVSVGWCWINIEAKDKLIWMLLTGKAWEILAYLILPVLYLRIKKHIGRAHRALSEYRPILTPAPVYQPRAIADKKLIFIPIIFIFLRIWSTIRFVLTLCDSPAVHNPILVVLHGIGNSFQGGANCIMFVLCTRVIRTRLITSLSCCCKSAGPSDFRESAASEGYASGYGSTGQTPDSQKWSPHLPST; this is encoded by the exons ATGGCTTGGACAGACGTTCCCCAGCAGACCCTATACCTGTCGGAGCAGGTGACCGTCCTCTTGTCCTGTGCGCTCTCTTTTCTCGGATCTCTGCTCATCATCTTCACCCATGTCCGTTGGCCCGAGCTCCGGAGTCGTCCTCGCCAGCTGCTTCTCTTCCTGTCGGTGGCGGACATGATCTCGGCCGCCTCCTACTTCTATGGAGTCCTGCGAGATTTCCAGGGCACAAGCTGGGACTGCGTTGCCCAGGGGGCCCTCTCTACCTTCTCCAACACCAGCTCGTTCTTCTGGACGGTGGCCGTGGCCCTGTACCTCTATATCACCATCGTCCAGTCCCAGCAGAGTCTTGCCGAGCACATGGTATACTGGTTCCATCTCATCAG CTGGGGGGTTCCGCTGGTGATCACTGTGGCTGCGGTGTGCCTCCAGAAGATCGGTTATGACGCATCCTACGTGTCGGTCGGTTGGTGTTGGATCAACATAGAAGCTAAAGACAAGCTGATATGGATGCTTCTAACGGGGAAGGCCTGGGAGATCCTGGCGTACCTGATCTTACCGGTGCTGTACCTACGAATAAAGAAGCACATCGGTAGAGCG CATAGGGCGTTGTCTGAATACCGTCCGATCCTGACGCCCGCTCCCGTGTACCAGCCTAGAGCTATAGCAGACAAGAAACTCATTTTCATCCCCATCATCTTCATTTTCCTCCGTATCTGGAGCACCATACGCTTTGTATTAACTCTCTGCGACTCGCCAGCCGTGCACAACCCCATCCTTGTCGTATTGCAC GGTATTGGGAATAGTTTCCAGGGAGGAGCGAACTGCATCATGTTTGTTCTGTGCACTCGAGTTATCCGCACGCGTCTGATCACCTCgctgagctgctgctgcaagtCTGCTGGGCCGAGTGACTTCAGAGAGAGCGCCGCGTCCGAGGGCTATGCATCCGGCTACGGTTCAACAGGACAAACACCAGACAGCCAGAAGTGGTCACCTCACCTGCCCAGCACCTGA